A window of Rhodococcus sp. SGAir0479 contains these coding sequences:
- a CDS encoding MFS transporter: protein MTATMAAAPPQELHRKARKAALGSFVGTAIEWYDFFIYGTAAALVLGHQFFPNSSDLAGTLASFATLAVGFIARPIGGVVMGHFGDRVGRKSMLVISLLLMGVATVGIGVLPNYDAIGVFAPILLVTLRFVQGLGVGGEWGGAVLVATENAPAGRKGLYGAAPQIGVPAGVLVANLVYLPLTAFMSDETFKAWGWRIPFLLSAVLVLVAMWIRLGLEESSEFQESKDHQQPDKLPIMEVLTKHWKTVLLAGGTFIATNGIAYAYMVYVLKYGETELGFSKTTMLFLLIGSCPFWMAGMAFSAWKSDTLGRRTVYVRSSIALVIAAAVFFPLMDTAVLPVMLVAMIGLGFTLGCCAGPQSALFAELFPPAIRYSGASLGYQIGAILGGGLAPIIATALYASFDTSFAITGYFVLIALISLASILLLKVPGTQSSRPSLQEAV, encoded by the coding sequence ATGACGGCAACCATGGCTGCGGCTCCGCCGCAGGAGTTGCACCGCAAGGCCCGCAAGGCCGCGCTGGGCAGCTTCGTCGGTACCGCGATCGAGTGGTACGACTTCTTCATCTACGGCACGGCTGCCGCGCTGGTACTCGGTCACCAGTTCTTCCCGAACTCCTCCGATCTGGCCGGCACGCTGGCGTCCTTCGCGACGCTCGCGGTCGGCTTCATCGCCCGTCCCATCGGCGGCGTCGTCATGGGCCACTTCGGTGACCGGGTGGGCCGCAAGTCGATGCTCGTCATTTCGTTGCTGCTCATGGGTGTCGCCACGGTCGGCATCGGTGTGCTCCCCAACTACGACGCGATCGGCGTCTTCGCCCCCATCCTCCTGGTGACGCTGCGCTTCGTGCAGGGCCTCGGCGTCGGCGGCGAGTGGGGCGGCGCGGTACTGGTCGCCACCGAGAACGCCCCCGCAGGCCGCAAGGGCCTGTACGGGGCGGCGCCGCAGATCGGCGTGCCGGCCGGTGTCCTCGTCGCGAACCTCGTCTACCTGCCGCTGACGGCGTTCATGAGTGACGAGACGTTCAAGGCGTGGGGCTGGCGTATTCCGTTCCTGCTCAGCGCAGTCCTGGTGCTGGTCGCGATGTGGATCCGACTCGGACTCGAGGAGAGCAGCGAGTTCCAGGAGTCCAAGGACCACCAGCAGCCGGACAAGCTGCCGATCATGGAGGTCCTCACCAAGCACTGGAAGACCGTCCTGCTGGCCGGCGGCACGTTCATCGCCACCAACGGCATCGCGTACGCGTACATGGTCTATGTCCTCAAGTACGGCGAGACGGAGCTCGGCTTCAGCAAGACCACGATGCTGTTCCTGCTGATCGGATCGTGCCCGTTCTGGATGGCCGGAATGGCCTTCAGCGCCTGGAAGTCCGACACCCTGGGCCGCCGCACCGTCTACGTGCGCAGCTCGATCGCGCTGGTGATCGCCGCGGCCGTGTTCTTCCCGCTCATGGACACCGCCGTGCTGCCCGTCATGCTCGTCGCGATGATCGGGCTCGGCTTCACGCTCGGATGCTGCGCGGGCCCGCAGTCGGCGCTGTTCGCGGAGCTGTTCCCGCCCGCGATCCGTTACTCGGGCGCCTCGCTCGGCTACCAGATCGGGGCCATCCTCGGCGGCGGCCTCGCGCCGATCATCGCCACCGCGCTGTACGCAAGCTTCGACACGTCGTTCGCGATCACCGGCTACTTCGTGCTGATCGCGCTGATCAGCCTGGCCAGCATCCTCTTGCTGAAGGTTCCCGGTACCCAGTCCTCCCGTCCGTCCCTGCAGGAAGCCGTGTAA
- a CDS encoding LysR substrate-binding domain-containing protein codes for MVSSARPPAYTMRQLFVFVAVAETGTIRAAADRLHVSQSAVSLAITELERGLKSQLCVRRRAHGVQLTPTGERVLVRAKALLEQAGDLAAEASGAEGVLTGPLAIGCYSSLGPTLLPRLLYDFNQLHPRVTVDFVEDTQDRLEGRLVSGELDLAIVYDLDLSPALRRARMDTRQPAILLPADHRLADAPVVELAELADEPMVLLDAPPSSFHALQMCSRAGFTPHVRFRPKNFETARALVGRGFGWTLLIQRPQLDVTYEGLGVVVRPEVEPPVPEVDILLVWSQDALLSRTARAFVDFAVDGDAADDIAGDVAAH; via the coding sequence ATGGTCAGCTCGGCAAGGCCGCCGGCGTACACGATGCGTCAGCTGTTCGTTTTCGTCGCCGTCGCCGAGACCGGCACCATCCGGGCCGCGGCCGATCGGCTGCACGTCTCGCAATCCGCGGTCTCGCTCGCGATCACCGAACTCGAACGCGGACTCAAGTCGCAGCTGTGCGTGCGCCGCCGGGCGCACGGAGTGCAGCTCACTCCGACGGGCGAACGGGTGCTGGTCCGGGCCAAGGCGCTGCTCGAGCAGGCCGGCGACCTGGCCGCCGAGGCATCCGGCGCCGAGGGCGTGCTCACCGGTCCGCTGGCGATCGGCTGCTACTCGTCGCTCGGACCGACGCTGCTGCCGCGGCTGCTGTACGACTTCAACCAGCTGCATCCGCGGGTCACGGTCGACTTCGTCGAGGACACCCAGGACCGGCTCGAGGGGCGACTCGTGTCGGGCGAACTGGACCTCGCGATCGTCTACGACCTGGACCTGTCCCCGGCACTGCGGCGTGCCCGGATGGACACCCGGCAGCCCGCCATCCTGCTCCCCGCCGACCATCGTCTGGCCGACGCACCGGTCGTCGAGCTCGCCGAACTGGCCGACGAGCCGATGGTGTTGCTCGATGCTCCGCCCAGCTCGTTCCACGCGCTGCAGATGTGCAGCCGCGCCGGTTTCACACCGCACGTGCGTTTCCGTCCCAAGAACTTCGAGACCGCCCGCGCGCTCGTCGGCCGCGGCTTCGGCTGGACCCTGCTGATCCAGCGGCCGCAGCTCGATGTCACCTACGAGGGGCTCGGCGTGGTCGTCCGCCCGGAGGTGGAACCGCCGGTGCCGGAGGTCGACATCCTGCTCGTGTGGTCACAGGACGCGCTCCTCAGCCGAACCGCGCGCGCGTTCGTCGACTTCGCCGTCGACGGGGACGCCGCGGACGACATCGCAGGGGATGTCGCAGCCCACTGA
- a CDS encoding acyl-CoA dehydrogenase family protein encodes MVAPTEVTEEQAREVAEEARESGWDKPSFAKELFLGRFRLDLVHPFPRPDTTEATRTSEFVSDLEQYCRGLDGSVIERDARIPDDYVTGLAELGCFGLKVPVEYGGLGLSQVAYNRALMVVSSVHPSLGALLSAHQSIGVPEPLKLAGTEEQKRKFLPRCAKGAISAFLLTEPDVGSDPARLASTAVPTEDGSAYLLDGVKLWTTNGVVAELLVVMARVPRREGGRGGISAFVVEADSPGITVERRNAFMGLRGIENGVTRLNRVRVPAENLIGREGDGLKIALTTLNAGRLAIPAMCAAAGKWSLKIAREWAAERVQWGKPVGEHGAVAAQISSMAATTFALDAVLELAGRLADEGRNDIRIEAALAKLWSSEMAWRIADDLVQIRGGRGYETAASLAARGERAVPAEQLLRDLRINRIFEGSSEIMRLLIAREAVDAHLAAAGDLADPGADLPHKARAALGASGFYARWLPHLVSGKGQLPTSYSEFGTLATHLRFVERSSRKLARSTFYGMARWQAAMEKHQSFLGRVVDIGAELFAMSAACVRADMERTDDPVRGGGAVDLADTFCRQSRLRIERLFAALWENTDETDRRVAAGVLGGEYTWLEDGVLDPSEGTGPWIASWTPGPSTEENVARRVPTTTAEEATT; translated from the coding sequence ATGGTCGCACCGACCGAGGTGACGGAAGAACAGGCGCGAGAAGTCGCCGAGGAAGCCCGCGAGAGTGGCTGGGACAAACCCTCCTTCGCCAAGGAGCTGTTCCTGGGCCGCTTCCGGCTCGACCTCGTCCACCCCTTCCCCAGACCGGACACGACCGAGGCGACGCGCACCAGCGAGTTCGTCTCCGACCTCGAGCAGTACTGCCGCGGACTCGACGGTTCGGTGATCGAGCGCGACGCCCGCATCCCCGACGACTACGTCACCGGTCTCGCCGAACTCGGGTGCTTCGGCCTCAAGGTTCCGGTCGAGTACGGCGGGCTGGGTCTGTCCCAGGTCGCCTACAACCGGGCGCTCATGGTGGTGTCGTCGGTGCACCCGAGCCTGGGCGCGTTGCTGTCGGCGCACCAGTCCATCGGCGTGCCGGAACCGCTGAAGCTCGCCGGTACCGAGGAGCAGAAGCGAAAGTTCCTGCCGCGCTGCGCGAAAGGGGCCATCTCGGCCTTCCTGCTGACCGAACCGGACGTAGGGTCCGACCCGGCCCGGCTGGCGTCCACCGCGGTCCCGACCGAGGACGGCTCCGCGTACCTGCTCGACGGCGTAAAGCTGTGGACCACCAACGGCGTCGTGGCCGAACTGCTGGTGGTGATGGCGCGCGTGCCGCGCCGCGAGGGCGGGCGCGGCGGCATCAGCGCGTTCGTGGTGGAGGCCGACTCCCCCGGCATCACCGTCGAACGCCGCAACGCGTTCATGGGGTTGCGCGGAATCGAGAACGGCGTCACCCGCCTGAACCGGGTGCGCGTCCCGGCCGAGAACCTGATCGGCCGCGAGGGCGACGGCCTCAAGATCGCCTTGACCACACTCAACGCCGGCCGGCTGGCGATCCCGGCGATGTGCGCCGCGGCGGGCAAATGGTCGCTGAAGATCGCGCGTGAATGGGCGGCCGAGCGTGTGCAGTGGGGCAAACCCGTCGGCGAGCACGGCGCGGTCGCCGCGCAGATCTCGTCCATGGCGGCCACCACCTTCGCGCTCGACGCTGTGCTGGAACTGGCCGGGCGGTTGGCCGACGAGGGGCGCAACGACATCCGGATCGAGGCGGCGCTGGCCAAGCTGTGGTCGAGCGAGATGGCGTGGCGCATCGCCGACGACCTCGTCCAGATCCGCGGCGGTCGCGGCTACGAGACGGCCGCGTCGCTCGCCGCGCGCGGAGAGCGCGCGGTGCCCGCCGAACAGTTGCTCCGCGACCTGCGGATCAACCGGATATTCGAGGGCTCGAGCGAGATCATGCGATTGCTCATCGCCCGCGAGGCCGTCGACGCGCACCTGGCGGCGGCGGGCGATCTGGCCGATCCCGGCGCCGACCTGCCGCACAAGGCCAGGGCGGCCCTGGGTGCCAGCGGCTTCTACGCCAGGTGGTTGCCGCACCTCGTGTCCGGCAAGGGGCAGCTCCCCACCTCGTACAGCGAGTTCGGGACGCTGGCAACGCATCTGCGCTTCGTCGAGCGCAGTTCCCGGAAGCTGGCGCGGTCGACGTTCTACGGGATGGCACGCTGGCAGGCCGCGATGGAGAAACACCAATCGTTCCTGGGCCGGGTCGTCGACATCGGTGCCGAGTTGTTCGCGATGTCCGCGGCCTGTGTGCGCGCCGACATGGAACGCACCGACGACCCCGTGCGCGGCGGTGGTGCCGTCGATCTCGCCGACACGTTCTGCCGGCAGTCCCGGCTGCGGATCGAGCGGTTGTTCGCCGCGCTGTGGGAGAACACCGACGAGACCGACCGGCGGGTCGCGGCCGGTGTCCTAGGCGGTGAGTACACGTGGCTCGAGGACGGGGTGCTCGATCCGTCCGAGGGCACCGGCCCGTGGATCGCGTCCTGGACGCCCGGTCCGTCCACGGAGGAGAACGTGGCGCGGCGGGTTCCGACCACGACCGCCGAGGAAGCCACCACCTAG